AACTTGCGAGTTAGACAGAACCATAAGTCTCAATAACTACGAAGCGATAAAGTCCTACTAAAGTTATATACATTGATGCATACACTTATATGTACAATCAACTGCctcttttccatctctctctctctctctctctctcacagactcTAAGTGATCATATAATTATGAATTTCTCAGTGGAGAAAAAGAATGGCATCTACTCAGCTGGGTCCTATGAAGAAAACATGTTCTTTGCCACCTTATACATCATTGTCTTCATCGTGTCTGTTCCGTGCAATATGCTGGCTCTATGGGTTTTCCTTCAGAGCAAGAGCTCCTCCTCTTCCAAGGTGTTCCTACTGAATCTGGCTATAGCTGACATGTGTTATGTTTTGGTGCTGCCCATGCGTGTGATTTATCATGCTTCAAACGGTGACTGGCCACTTGGAGAGGCATCTTGTCGCCTGGTGGGATTCCTGTTCTTTATAAACCTCTACTGCAGCATGTACCTAATAACTTGCATTAGCCTGGACCGCCTGTTGGCCATCAACCTGCCCTTGAAGTGGCAATCCCTAAGGAGAAGTAAAAATGCTAAAGTGATTTGTGCCATTTTGTGGGCATTGGTGACTTGTTCAATGGTACCTGTGCTCTTCTCTACTCAAACCTCACCCTTTTGGTCATCAGGGAGGAATGTGACTCTTTGTTATCAGCTGTATTTGGAGAAAACATCTTTCAAAGCCCTTGTGTCAACGGCAGTTGCAATTTCTATACCTGTGGTCTCTCTGACGGTGTCTTACATCCTCATTTTTCTCAAGCTCAGAGTGATGACATTTCATCAGAGGACATCTGTCCAAAGTAAAGCATTCAGAATGATCCTGCTGACTCTGGCTACATTCATAGTGGCCTTTGTGCCATATCACATGCACCGTTTCCTGTACATTGAGCGCCACACACAGGGCAAGTTATCTGATTCTGAAATTAGATCTTTGGCCTTTGGTAACCGAATAACTTCTGCTCTCACATGTGTTAGTGGTATAATGGATCCGGTTATGTACTTCTTCCTGGCTCGTAATTACCAGAAGTCACTGCTTAAGCTGTGTGGAAGAgcaacagagacagacaggctgCAGTCCACCACCTGaatttgacactttttttttctctctcactgtatttAAAAACTTACAAAgattacatttaatatattttaatccaATGTACGATAAAGTAATGGGATGTTACGGTCATTGtcataataaataacataatatttcagttttgcgtgtgtgtgtgataaccCGTAAAAGTACAACATGCATTTTTGACATAACCCATTTGCAATTAGTTATGCAATTACTCACCGACTACCACAATGAAAGAAATGGTAGAAGACATAAGTGGAAGTTATTTCCACTTCCAAGTTATTTTGGAAGTTATTTCACCAagtttttgatagagactccAAAGCGAGTTTATAAgccactctggataagggcatctactaaatgctgtaaatgtaaatacataagCGATTTAAATGTGACCGTATATTCCATATATAAAAGTGAAGTAATCCATGAAATTATATGATATGAAGTCGATCAATCATGGTTTACTttagttagtcttcttatgCCTCAATTTACACACCATCATGTAAACACTCCTacgaatttatttatatatatacataaattattatgattattattatgattattatttttacaaataaattgcTGTGTATCCTGCTTGATAAATTAAGCTCTTGAATGACCTTGGTGGTTTTTGACAAAATTTCCCTTTGTAGCTGATGTTTAACTTCCCTTAACCCTTTTTCCTCCgctgtccttttttttgtgtgtgttgcccCTCTCTTTGGGCTGGAAATGAGGTGTCATTGAGTCCATGTAACTAAACTCTGTCTTTTCTCTAAATATTACCTCCCAAAACATCAATAAAcataatttttcaaaattggtTTCTTATATTGGTCATGCAATGCAATGTGTGGAAAAGCAATAGCGTTCCTAGAAACCAAGTACACACAGTATGTGTACTGTTTTTGATTACATATGAATCAGtttggattatatatatatatgactcaTTTAATCAAAGCCAGTGGTTTATAAACCCATCTGGCTCTGTGTTGACACTGTATAAATATATGATTAACACTGTGTCGATTAAGGCATAGATTTACACTGTTCCCTGagttaaacaaaaatgtataaatactcAAAGTCTGTTTTAGTAATCTACTGTACTTAACATAAAATTGGATTATTCCAAAAGCACAGCCAGTACCCTtcatctgaagctaggactactAATTATTAGATATCTTGCATCTGAAGTACTTATTGTAAATTAAACTATTACTGATAAGGATTTAATATactttaacagaaacttgggtGACAGAAAATGATGTTGAACAGAAATTAGTACTTTAAATAAAGCTAGTCTTCCCGGATACAGCTATATACTCATCTAACTAGCAGAGGAGGAGGCATCACAGTTATTTATAATGATACCAAGAAGTCTGGATATGAATTTAACCCCTtataagtatttttttattaatataacaaaaaaattagCTATAAAAAGATTGACTTCCTCACAGTTATTTCGGTAGAAAAAGCAGTGATTGTTGGAgaatttaatattaatttcaGATTCAGAGAGCAATGTTTTTGTCGATTTTTAGAGTCATTTATAGGACCAACTCATTTCGGCAGACACACCCCAGATTTAATACTGACAtttacactcaccatccactttagctggaacacctatacacatgctcattcatgcagttatccaatcagccaatcatgtggcaacagcacaacgcataaaatcatgcagatgcagtttgagttcacatcaaacagtagaatgggggaaaaatagGATGTCTGTGACTCtgtggcatggctgttggtgcATGCTCAATAAATGCCACATAGACAGTAAACTGAGCTCAGAATTGAacctgggaccctggagctatgaggagGCAGCGCTACCTACTGCATCATTGTGCATCAGCATATTCTCTCTACActaatattcaattcaattctattccattttatttatatagcgctgtTAACCGTGTTCATTGTCACAAAAATAGGGATATGGATTTAGATCCCTAGATCTTTAGATACTTAGCAAGCCAGACACAATGGTCGCATGGAATAACTCTCTGAGGTAacatgaagaaaccttgagaggaacccaaaAGGGAACTCATCCTCTTCTGAATCTTATATTCTTATTCAATACAGTAGCAAAGTTAACTACAAGTAAGACCATCACAAGCACAAATACCAAATACCACAaatggggcagctgtggctcggGTGGTAGAGCGCATCTAATCAtggggttggtggtttgatgcctccacatgccgaagtgtccttgggcaagacactgaaccccaagttgctcctgatggcaagttagcgccttgcgtgtatgtgtgtgtgtgaatgggtgaatgagaaacagcgtaaagtgctttgtagaaccgctaagatTAAAAAGCGCTATGTAGTGGTGGGCCTCTTTCCTTGCTTGCtaattagggatctaaatctaaatccTGATTTCTGTGAAGTTGATCTTCACTCAGTGTTAAACgcattacagaaataaaatataatttccaATTTTGTAGTTAATGGCTTGTTGCAAGGGCCCAAGCAATGTCAATCACTCATTTAGGCTACTCTAAACATTCGTTTAACGGAAAGAAAAGAATACAGGAAATACCTTGCTGTGTTGAGGAAAACCACTCTGCATCCCTGATGTCAGTCACTCATGATCCAACATCTGGTGTTTTGCTTGGTGCTAGAAATTTTGGACTTCTATTCTTGCTTCTGTTTAGGTGAGAAGTTACATTCCACTTCTCCCAAACGACTGCCActtaaactttaaataaatgattaaaacattGCCACTAACAGTGGAATAAGATAGGATGAATTTGAAATGGGTTTAAAATTTTTAACTTAATATACAGTACGCCAGcggttctcaaactgggggccGCCAGATGGTACCAGGAGGGCAgcataaaaattctattttttttgttttgttttgtaagtCAGGATTGTGAACCTTTAaactatgatgtacataaaaatgagaaatattaataaatgaaaccaaTAATAGAAAGAGGATGTAGTCTCTTAgctgagaaagttaatacagaagaggctagtgggggggggggggggggggggggggtttgagaACCTTCTGTACACTGCAGTACACGATAGTGTGCTTACATACGGTCTAATCAGTGGTACCTGTGGGTCTTTGACAAAAATTGTGTCTCACCAGCTGTCTCACCCTTCACCAACGTATCATCATTAAAAACTTCAACACATCACTACAAATCAGTTTTCTGCAGAAAATGCTGTCAATTACATTTCCTTTGTTGTACAGTCTACCGAAGTGAATGAAAAATCAATTTACAATAATATATTTCAAGTTGTTCCAGCCAGTGCAGGTATGCGGTGCTGTACGCATGTCACGACACCAATCAAGGAGCATCAAAAAGTGACTGGACTGAAACGTGCTTTTATTGAAAGCTCTGGTGCTCTGCTGTGTCTCATTTGCACAGAACTTATTGCCTTGTTTCATGTTAAGAGATATTTCGAAATCCACCATACAGCATTTGCAGTAACGTTCCAGGTGGGCAAAAGCCGAAGGCACGCAGAGAGCTCCGACATAAACTGCAGGCCGGACAGCAGCAACTGCAAGCGGGGACAGGGGCAACTGGAAGAGATGACAGGGGCAACTGCAAGCGGGGACAGGGGGGGCAACTGCATGGGGGGGGAGGGGCAACTGGAAGAGAGGACAGGGGCAACTGCAAGCGGGGACAGGGGCAACTGGAAGAGAGGACAGGGGCAATTGCAAGCAGGGACAGGGGCAACTGGAAGAGAGGACAGGGGCAACTGCAAGCGGGGACAGGGGCAACTGGAGATTGTAAGGCCaggttcacacacactctgtttgCTGATCCACGGCAGAACACATTCAGAAAAGGACATGAAGGTGGAGGGTGACAGGACTTGAATGAAGTTTCGAGCAACACAGTACAGTAATACAATCTTTCAGAGACGTATTCATgtttaaacataataaatataaacaacgTAATTAAGATTCCATTCATTACTTCTTTGCAAGTggcaaaacatttaaacatggtACTTCTCTTACATGAAAAGGTagtatcacaaacattttaaatgaaaacaccaTCCAAACAAACAGCCGAGGAAACTGCCTCCATTGtcttttcttttgcatttaaaCCTTTATACAAGAAATCCTGTGGGTCCGACACAACTTTCTCAGACCACCTGCCTGTCACTTGCTGACCTCACCCccccactcacacacaatataacatgcTGTGTAGTGTGTTTCACATTAAAAATATCATTTAGATATCATTCTGACCGCATTAGTTATTTCTGCAACTTTTAGTAAGTGCTTTGGTTTTCTTTGCTTTATCCAGGGCTTAAAGTAATAAGATGGCTGTGAAAAACAGTGGAATATTTTCATTATATGCATTTATGGTGAATTACATTTTCGTGTCAATCCGTGTTAATTTTGATCACGAACTATCACTTTAATTCAGCGTGTGCAGCACAGCAAAAATAGACTTCTTGTGGAAACAACTGTTCTGTTCCTGCACCGCACCTGCAACCCACTGCTGCACCACTCTGCTCCTGCACCACACTGCTACACCGCACAACTCCACCACTCTGTTCCTGAACTGCTGCACCTCCCTGCTGCACTGCACTGCTCCTGCACTGCACTCCTGCACCGCACCACACCACTCCTGTAATGCACTGCTCCTGCACTGCACCACTCCTGCAATGCACTGCTCCTGCACCTCACTTCTGCACCGCACCACacctgcaatgcactactcctGCACCTCACCTGCAATGCACTGCTGCACCGCATCGCTCCTGCACTGCACCTGCACTCCACCACACCACTCCTGCAATGCACTGCTCCTGCACCGCACCTCACCACTCCTGCAATGCACTGCTGCACCGCTTCGCTCCTGCACTGCACCTGCACTCCACCACACCACTCCTGCACCGCTCCTGCACCCCACCCCTCCTGCACCGCACTGCTCCTGCACTCCACCACACTACTCCTGCAATGCACTGCTCCTGCACTtcactgctgtttttttctcGTGTTGtatccatctacacacacacacacacacacacacacacacacacacacacagagggagagacagagacagaaagagacagagacacatagagacagagagagagacagaaagagaaagagagattttaTGTTGCTCAGATGGAAACTCTACCTGAAAGTGAAAGGCCTGCAGAGTTTATTCCCTATTCCAACGTTACCTATTGTTTTTGAGTTGTCTATggacataaataaagttatggttaaaatattataatagtaAAATATTAGTTTTTCCAATGGCTCGCTGGGGGGAAATGCATTAaccaaaaagtaaaaatgtctCTTTGGTGAAAAAAGCTTCCCGACTCCTAGTGTAACATAGAGATTCAGAGTTCGCGGGACGACACTAGTTTGTCCTCAGAGGAGATCCGTAGAGTGAGGCGTGCCCAGTCACCAGGTTTATCCGGAAGAAGCGCAGGACTGTTTATCTCTGAGCAAGCTTAAATATCGAGTACGCTGTTTGGATGAAACTTAAGTGGTAAAATGTTAATGTAAGTCGAATCACCATGTGAGATTATTATCTCACACCATCTGATATTAGACGACATGTCTATTATCTAATATTCTCACTAGCAAGTCTTACTTGGGTTGAGTGTTTTGAGCACAGATTTGAGATAACGGTAGTCCTCATCACCCTGAACAACTGTAAAGGACAGTTATTTACTTGTTTTGCCCCAGGACTCTTCTACAGTggcactattattattaatcgtTTAACAAAGTTCACTTAGTGTAATGTTAAGTTCTTTGTCCGATACCAgtcacagaaccagaatttggACCCTGAACTGGCGGATTTCCTCTCGTCTGGTACCAGGAACAAGTCGCATCGACACCAGCgttcagtgaaagcttcttagtttaatgatACAGAAAGAATAGTATATAAACatagaaatattgataaagaatagaacagagagagagaagaagaagaacagagagagagaagaagaagaagaacagagagaagaagaagaacagagagagagaagaagaacagagagagaagaagaagaagaacagagagagagagaagaagaacagagaagaagaagaacagagagagaagaagaacagagacagaagaagaacaacagagagacagacagagagagagagaagaagaagaacagagagacagacagagagagaagaagaagaacacacacacacacagagagaagaagaagaacagagacagacagagagagaagaagaagaacagagagacagacagacagggagagagagagagaagaagaagaagaacagagagagagtgggggtgGTTATGAATACTCAAACAACACATACCAAGACCAAAACAATTTGGTTCTGGTACATCATGACACAGACTAGAGACCTTCAGGGTTGGTACACAGAGATCATGTCTGAAACTTCTCATGtagtaaataaaaagacagtTGTACAAGATATGTTCTGGAGTCTGGAACAACCAAATTCACTTATTGCTAGTATATGCTGTCCTATTGTTAATGAAGTactcataattttttttttaattgagtcTTTACTTTGATCTTTCTAAATGAATTTTCAATACGTGACTAATTTCCGAAATTAAAAGAGAAATGACCTAaagtaaatattaatttaagtTTAATCGTTTAAGTTTAATAAAAGTGTAACTGATCAGTGACCACCTGACATCACGTTCCATATTTAGTTGTAACAATGCAGAGGATCATTCAACGCTTTTACATTTCTAGTCAAAATTGTGTCAGTGTTGCTGAATATGCAAGTGTCTATCATTCTATCATCCGTCTTCTTGTTTCTCCACCATCTCTTTCAGCTGGACCATTGATGCGAATGGGTGTCCCCAGGGTACTAAATAGAGTTTCACAAGAGCATTATGGGTACAGCCTCATCTTTAGTAAGTCCCGGAGATGTGATCGAGGATGGGTACGGGGCTGAGGGTGGAGAAGCTTGTGAGATTCCAGTGGAAGTGAAGCCAAAAGCACGCTTGGTACGCAGCTCATTCCGACGTGGCCCACGGGTCATCGGTGCCAGCTTCAAATCCACAGGCTCTGTGGAGCTGGAATACGCCGCTGAATATGATCGTCTCCGGAAGGACTATGAGATCTTCCGTGTCAGCAAGAACAACGAGATAGCAGCCATGCAGAAGAAGGAGGCCAAGCTGGATGAGGAGAACAAGAGGCTACGTGCCGAGCTGCAGGTACCAGAACAGAACCAGATCTCAACTAATGTGTCTATCACAGTTGTCAGTAATCAAGATCACTTTAGTCTAACAGTATTAACCCAAGGCTCCTAGAATTATGATATGATCATATAATACTTTTTTACCTTTTGTCAGAGGGATTTATTTGTCAACTGATGAATATCAGAAGTGATGGAACCACTGAatcagagaaacagaaagattATAACAGTCACTTCCTATTACAAGTTCTCTAAACCTCTGTGTCCTCTATGTGCTGTGGTCGTCAGGCCTTGCAAAAGACCTACCAGAAGATTCTCAGAGAGAAGGAAAGTGCTTTGGAGGCAAAATACCAGGCTATGGAGAGAGCAGCTACCTTTGAACATGACCGAGACAAAGTGAAACGGCAGTTTAAGGTGTGAAACTTCATCTGATCTGTGGTTTGCACTTTCACTGATACAAGAAGGATACAATATTATTATCTcgtgttatttatgtttttgtctCAGTTACGTTAATTGTCTCCATTCCAATCAAGGTTCTCTGTCAGAAAAAACAAGTTATATTTAGGTGTAATTTTATTCCTCAAAGTATATTTTTATACCCCAGTGACAAGCTACTATCAGTCCTAGTTTAGTACACATTTATTTCTGGGAGTGTTTATCAATACTATGTGCATTCTAGTTGTTATATTTACCCTTTAGCTGCAGACTACCCTCCCATCTGCTGTCCCATCTACACTTTCATCTGTTCTTACAccacccttctctctcttctttcttgaTGAACAGATCTTCCGTGAGACCAAAGAAAAGGAAATTCAGGATTTGTTAAGGGCAAAGCGTGATCTGGAGTCCAAACTGCAGCAGCTGCAGGCTCAGGGTATCCAGCTGTATGAGCCTGTTGACTCCGACTCTGATGACAATCACACAAGTGTTACTAGTAAGATGTACTTATCGATATACATGTGCTCCTGATTTTCAAATGTTGGTAAATGTCCTGGAATTGTTTCAGTTTTTTAGGTCATTATGAAAAATTGATTGGGCTCAGATATGGAAATGTGGTAGTCAGTCTCTAATATGCAATTATTCATTTGCAAGTTAAACATAAAGCACCAAGCTTAAACACTTATTCAGTCAATATCATGTGGTATACACTGCCTGGCACAGCCGATGTCACATCTGCTGTCACATGACTCTGCTTTATCTTAGTTTTCTTAAGATGGACTAGGTGAAATCGAATGTAATGAACTGAACTGAAGAGTTTGGGATACACACAAAATAGAACAAAGATAAATTACAGAAACAGAAGGGCCCTAGAGTGCGAAACCGAAAACATCCATCCTAGATGTCGGGGTGTCTCCATATGATAGGgcaaatgcttttttttgttgctcaATTCTGGAGACCTTTATCTTCTGCCAGAGGCATCTGTGGCCATGAACCAAGGGAGCAAAAATGGCCATGCTCTCAGTGTGGGAGGAAAGGCGTACTCTCACTCCCCTGTCAAGTATAGTGACACTAGACAAATGTGGGCATCTGCAAGCTCGTGTGCAAAAGAGGATGGATTGTTCTTTCCTCTGCATTTGTGTTACGCGACCTGTGATGCAGCACGTACGGCAGTTTGTGGATGTTTTGCTTCACATGTGTTCACAAGACTTCACACTCCCTTTTTGGTAGCTCTTGtttgataggggagagctgtGAATTTGCAGGTGAGCAAAGAGAAAACAGGGGAAATTTAAATCCTTATAAGAGTTTATCCTCATGCATTTAATCAAATATGTGATTGGTTATTCCCAAATTTTGAGTACATTTACACCTGCATTTATGTGCATGTAATGGCAACCTGTATACTTAAAGACACAGAACATCTTGGTGTAAATGGattttataattgttttttaatttgacttttggtctgcttttttttcttcttcttcctctctacCCAATCTCTTTGACTCTAGCTGCAGGAACTCAGTGTGAGTACTGGAGTGGAGGCATTCTGGGTAGTGAGCCTTCCATGGGGAGTATGATGCAGCTACAGCAGGGTCACAGAGGGCCCGAGTTTGCCCACAGTCTCATCGATGTGGAGGGACCATTCGCCAATGTCAGCAGAGGTTAAAGTTCCTCGTAGTACACTTAGCTTCAATTTGCAAAAGTGGAAGACAAAATCAAACCATGTACCAAGCCTATATAATCAGAAAGTttcaacatgaatatttaacatAGGTTAAATATCAGATGTTTGAAGCATATGCCAACAGCACTGCAAAAGAACCTGTGAAAACATTCTCATTCACATATGCCTTAGTCGTctagtgattttattttatattcatctTGTACTTTGAACAGGTTTTAGGCATGTCTCACTGCTTTTACTTACTTTTCCGTGTTACAGCAAGTCTTTCTGAGATACAAACTCGTTACAGCTAAATAGCTCAAGCAAAAACCTCATTTACTTATTGTTTCTTTTCCCTACTTTGCATGTAATGTCATTTTTGCGAATTAGTCTTTGCACATAACTTAGTACATGCACAATATATGTAATCCCATACTCGGATTAGTACTCATAATTTCAGCTCTTTATATTAGGGCCTTTGGATCTTGAAAAATACCAGTTGAATGTCCCAGTTGCATAATCAGTAAATGATGAGATGCAAATCTTACTGCTCAGATATTTATATTGCAGTTATGGCATCATTCAATAAAAGTAAAGTGCAAAAAGACATTCTTATATCGTTATGTTATGTTTTCCTAGGCCTGGAACATCTTAACCATAATTTAACCATGAACTAGACTTAATCATGGTGAGCAGATGTATTTAACTGAGGGCCATTACATTGACACTGAGCGTGTGTTTCAGATGATTGGGATGCAGCAGTGGCAAGCCTGCTGCAAGTTTCTCCTCATGTGTCTCAGGCTTTATGGAGTAACACAGTTCGCTGTTATCTCATCTACACCCAAGAGACCAGAGCAGAACTGCATGCCTTtatacaggtacacacacacacattcacacacaactcCCAACATTGTCAGGCCAACTGAACATGGCATGACCTGTGTTCTCTTTCTGACTCGCAGACATATTCTCCTGGTTTGAAGAGGTTTTGTGAGAATTTGGGCCATTTCTACATAACTGTGTGTTTCCCTGAGGAAAAAGCTGCTCTGTACGCTACTGAACGCCAGCTGGAGCTTGAGAggagctcagtgtgtgtgctgctgctcaAGTCCTCGGTATCCAGGtgaggagcacacacacacacacacacacgtaaataTTGAAACGAAATGTGTATCACAAAGGCCTTTTGAAATTTCATTGCAGACAATGAGCTGGTAAATTAAATGGGCAATCAAACAAAAGAACACTGTGTAAATCTGAGCTCTTTTCCACAGTGAACACGGCGTTATCACAAGCTGGAATGATAATGCAGACATTTTTACTGTAATCACTCTGATTACAGTCTCTAAATATGGTGGAAAATCAATAAGATCTAGAACCCTAAGTTCTTTTGGTTTCCATTCGGGTCATTTCTTATGTTGCATGCTTAGTGGAAAAACATCCTTGTTGTTATTTGTGAATGACGTTGTCTTTTTCCTACTGTATAGTTGTGTAGTGGAAGATGTGGAGGAGGCATTTGTACGCACTCCCGACTCTCGTCCTTTGCTAGTTTATCTAAATACGGGAGAAAAGAAAGTAGAGTGTGAGGGGACTTCCTGTCTGAGCTCGGCCACCAGAGACCTGCTGGAGAAAGTTAACAATGCAGACAAGGCCGCTAAGGTTAAGGTAGGACACACTTCTGCTCAGACAAAAATCCCACGATATAC
This genomic window from Ictalurus punctatus breed USDA103 chromosome 1, Coco_2.0, whole genome shotgun sequence contains:
- the si:dkey-96n2.3 gene encoding uracil nucleotide/cysteinyl leukotriene receptor; translated protein: MKEEIFNLSTLSDHIIMNFSVEKKNGIYSAGSYEENMFFATLYIIVFIVSVPCNMLALWVFLQSKSSSSSKVFLLNLAIADMCYVLVLPMRVIYHASNGDWPLGEASCRLVGFLFFINLYCSMYLITCISLDRLLAINLPLKWQSLRRSKNAKVICAILWALVTCSMVPVLFSTQTSPFWSSGRNVTLCYQLYLEKTSFKALVSTAVAISIPVVSLTVSYILIFLKLRVMTFHQRTSVQSKAFRMILLTLATFIVAFVPYHMHRFLYIERHTQGKLSDSEIRSLAFGNRITSALTCVSGIMDPVMYFFLARNYQKSLLKLCGRATETDRLQSTT